The following coding sequences are from one Paenibacillus stellifer window:
- a CDS encoding serine hydrolase domain-containing protein: MDSRLFSENPMGTIEFTSRLGQGPLSFEPGSNWQYGTSADVLGAIVESVSGMRYGQFLNKELFEPLEMHDTGFWLPEEKRAHLAKTCQDDGNGGLKLYTGNHLGVNHQMDRDPAFESGGAGLASTIDDAAKFTTMLLNQGALKGHRLLKPRTVQAKRL; the protein is encoded by the coding sequence TTGGACAGTCGTTTGTTTAGCGAAAATCCGATGGGTACAATAGAATTTACAAGCCGGCTGGGACAAGGCCCCCTATCGTTCGAGCCAGGATCAAACTGGCAATATGGAACGTCGGCAGATGTACTCGGCGCAATTGTAGAATCAGTCAGCGGCATGCGATACGGGCAATTTTTGAACAAGGAATTATTTGAGCCTTTGGAGATGCATGATACCGGTTTTTGGCTGCCTGAGGAAAAAAGAGCGCATCTGGCGAAAACCTGCCAGGATGACGGTAATGGCGGCTTGAAGCTGTACACGGGAAATCATCTTGGCGTTAATCATCAGATGGATCGGGACCCCGCGTTCGAATCGGGGGGCGCAGGCCTTGCATCCACTATTGATGATGCCGCCAAATTTACAACGATGCTGCTGAATCAAGGCGCCTTGAAAGGTCATCGACTGCTGAAACCTAGAACGGTTCAAGCAAAAAGGCTTTGA
- a CDS encoding glutamate-1-semialdehyde 2,1-aminomutase, translating into MLNHSKSEQLYQEALQHIVGGVNSPSRSYKAVGGGAPVFMERASGAYFWDADGNRYIDYLAAFGPVITGFAHPHITAAITKAAQNGVLYGTPTELEITLAKMIKEAIPSLDKVRFVNSGTEAVMSTIRVARAYTGRSKILKFAGCYHGHSDLVLVAAGSGPSTLGIPDSAGIPVSIAHEVITVPFNSLDGLREALDKWGDDIAAVMVEPIVGNFGMVMPKPGFLEGMCKLAHDNGSLVIYDEVITNFRFHYGGAQNYAGLANHDEIIPDLTAMGKIFGGGLPIGAYGGRKEIMDQVAPLGPAYQAGTMAGNPASISAGIACLEVLQGEGVYEEMERLAIRLTDGLGESAARHGIPLTINRIRGSFSTHFCDHPVTNYDEAQDTDGEAFGRFFRHMLERGVNLAPSKYEAWFLTTAHTDEDIDATLEAAEASFRAMKEER; encoded by the coding sequence ATGCTAAACCACTCCAAATCCGAACAACTGTACCAGGAAGCGCTCCAGCACATAGTTGGCGGCGTCAACAGCCCCTCCCGCTCCTACAAAGCGGTAGGCGGCGGCGCTCCCGTCTTCATGGAACGCGCCTCGGGCGCTTATTTCTGGGATGCGGACGGCAACCGCTACATCGATTATCTCGCGGCGTTCGGCCCCGTCATTACCGGCTTCGCCCACCCGCATATCACGGCCGCCATCACCAAAGCCGCCCAGAACGGTGTGCTCTATGGTACACCGACAGAGCTTGAGATCACGCTTGCCAAGATGATCAAAGAAGCGATCCCGTCGCTGGACAAGGTCCGGTTCGTCAACTCCGGCACCGAGGCCGTCATGTCCACAATCCGCGTGGCCCGGGCCTACACCGGACGGAGCAAAATATTGAAATTCGCCGGCTGCTACCACGGCCACTCCGACCTCGTGCTCGTCGCCGCTGGCTCCGGCCCATCGACGCTCGGCATCCCGGACAGCGCCGGCATCCCGGTCAGCATCGCCCACGAAGTCATCACCGTTCCCTTCAACAGCCTGGACGGGCTGCGCGAGGCGCTCGACAAGTGGGGCGACGACATCGCAGCCGTCATGGTCGAGCCAATCGTCGGCAACTTCGGCATGGTTATGCCGAAGCCGGGCTTCCTGGAGGGCATGTGCAAGCTGGCGCATGACAACGGCTCCCTGGTTATTTATGACGAAGTCATTACGAACTTCCGCTTCCACTACGGCGGCGCGCAGAACTACGCGGGCCTTGCAAATCATGACGAGATCATCCCGGATCTGACGGCGATGGGTAAAATCTTCGGCGGCGGCCTCCCCATCGGAGCTTACGGCGGCCGCAAGGAGATCATGGACCAGGTTGCGCCTCTTGGACCGGCCTACCAAGCCGGAACGATGGCCGGCAACCCGGCATCCATCTCGGCTGGCATCGCCTGCCTGGAGGTTCTCCAGGGAGAGGGCGTATACGAAGAGATGGAGCGGCTCGCGATCCGGCTGACGGACGGCCTGGGTGAATCGGCCGCGCGGCATGGCATCCCGCTGACGATCAACCGCATCCGCGGCTCCTTCTCCACCCATTTCTGCGATCACCCGGTCACGAATTATGACGAGGCGCAGGATACGGACGGAGAGGCATTCGGCCGCTTCTTCCGCCACATGCTGGAGCGCGGCGTCAATCTGGCCCCTTCGAAATACGAGGCCTGGTTCCTGACCACCGCTCACACCGACGAAGATATCGACGCCACCCTGGAGGCGGCCGAGGCTTCCTTCCGCGCCATGAAGGAAGAACGCTAA
- a CDS encoding stalk domain-containing protein, translating into MIRTHGKWRAAGCLLLVFILSFGAQGAYAAASPVTAASAAPETLGIVTLGDSITAGYEPGMTLNSQAYGYSERLLEQAWFHGQRATLGNYGILGLTTAGLRNYTAALKDGTTISASTIQPGISDPRMDDFAAKAAQTKADLAGAKLIAITIGGNDVSSLLLDAKNLTDAELQARVQQMLASYTTNVTAALENIRAINPTATIILADQYQPVPSLYAGSSYSKLMSAAASFTQTTDALVQQVTRTDAPVLVAHVAARFAGQESSLTHIISHTDFHPTQLGYETIAKVFTEMLWGDYRVPSTFLTATASPRPMTIVVNGTELNTPNKPINKGGQNFLPLADIVKAMGASGTWDNKTSSATIVYSGRTAVITIGSKTMTVNGQKVQVVGPAFLQKSGKEVKTYLPLAALASGLGFDVQYSAQLRTAFINP; encoded by the coding sequence ATGATCCGTACGCATGGCAAATGGAGAGCGGCTGGCTGCCTGCTGCTTGTCTTTATACTGAGCTTCGGAGCCCAGGGGGCCTACGCGGCCGCTTCGCCCGTCACAGCGGCGTCTGCGGCGCCGGAGACACTGGGTATCGTTACGCTCGGCGATTCGATTACAGCCGGCTACGAGCCTGGCATGACGCTGAATTCGCAGGCTTACGGCTATTCGGAACGGCTGCTGGAGCAGGCCTGGTTCCACGGACAGCGGGCCACGCTTGGCAACTACGGCATTCTGGGGCTGACCACAGCCGGGCTCCGCAACTATACGGCCGCTCTCAAGGACGGAACAACCATCAGTGCAAGCACGATACAGCCGGGCATCTCCGATCCGCGGATGGATGATTTCGCGGCCAAGGCGGCTCAGACGAAGGCCGATCTTGCCGGCGCGAAGCTGATCGCCATCACGATCGGCGGCAATGATGTCAGCAGCCTGCTGCTGGATGCCAAAAATCTGACGGACGCCGAATTGCAGGCACGGGTTCAGCAGATGCTGGCATCCTACACGACGAACGTCACCGCCGCCCTGGAGAATATCCGGGCGATCAATCCGACCGCTACGATTATACTGGCAGACCAGTATCAGCCTGTGCCAAGTCTCTATGCCGGGTCCAGTTACAGCAAGCTGATGAGCGCAGCGGCAAGCTTCACCCAGACGACCGACGCACTGGTTCAGCAAGTTACACGCACCGACGCCCCTGTGCTGGTGGCGCATGTGGCCGCCCGGTTCGCCGGGCAGGAGAGCTCGCTGACGCATATTATCTCGCATACCGATTTTCACCCGACGCAGCTCGGATATGAGACGATCGCGAAGGTCTTCACCGAAATGCTCTGGGGCGACTACCGGGTGCCCAGCACGTTCCTGACGGCGACGGCCTCCCCGCGTCCGATGACGATTGTAGTGAACGGAACCGAACTGAACACGCCGAACAAGCCGATCAACAAGGGCGGACAGAACTTTCTGCCGCTGGCCGATATTGTGAAAGCAATGGGAGCGTCAGGCACCTGGGACAATAAAACGTCCAGCGCGACCATTGTATACAGCGGACGCACCGCCGTCATTACGATCGGCTCCAAGACGATGACGGTGAACGGCCAGAAGGTTCAGGTCGTAGGCCCGGCGTTCTTGCAGAAGAGCGGCAAGGAAGTCAAAACCTACCTGCCGCTGGCGGCTCTTGCCTCCGGACTCGGATTTGATGTTCAGTACAGCGCGCAGCTGCGTACCGCTTTTATAAATCCTTAA
- the def gene encoding peptide deformylase — MDDIVREGHPALREVTKPVPMPLSQEDRDSLHCMLQFLKNSQDEELAEKYKLRSGVGLSANQVGLNKRMFVMYTSDEQGRLHEYALVNPKIVSHSVSMIYLPESEGCLSVDRPIQGFVPRYESVKIKAYDLCKEQAVLLKFKGYTSIVIQHEMDHLDGVMFYDRINQENPFKLPPNVPIRSLYSSREE, encoded by the coding sequence ATGGATGATATCGTAAGGGAGGGGCATCCGGCGCTGCGCGAGGTCACGAAGCCGGTACCGATGCCGTTGTCGCAGGAGGACCGCGATTCGCTGCACTGCATGCTGCAATTCCTGAAGAACAGCCAGGACGAGGAGCTGGCCGAGAAGTATAAGCTCCGGTCGGGCGTCGGCCTGTCGGCCAACCAGGTCGGGCTGAACAAGCGGATGTTCGTGATGTACACCTCCGACGAGCAGGGACGTCTGCATGAGTATGCCCTGGTCAATCCCAAAATCGTCAGCCATTCAGTCTCCATGATCTATTTGCCGGAGAGCGAAGGCTGCCTGTCGGTCGACCGCCCGATTCAGGGCTTCGTGCCGCGTTATGAGTCAGTGAAGATAAAAGCCTATGATCTGTGCAAGGAGCAGGCGGTACTGTTGAAATTCAAGGGCTACACCTCGATCGTTATTCAGCATGAAATGGATCACCTTGACGGCGTCATGTTCTATGACCGGATCAATCAGGAGAACCCCTTCAAGCTTCCGCCGAATGTGCCGATTCGCAGTCTGTACAGCTCCAGAGAAGAGTAG
- a CDS encoding 2-hydroxyacyl-CoA dehydratase, with amino-acid sequence MVLSIGLDVGSTTAKLVVMEGSKIVHEHYVRHYSDIKNAVLSLLGQVIGLFPGERAALSVSGSSGLSLSRLADVPFVQEVVACTKAIGELLPSCDTAIELGGEDAKIIYLTGGVEQRMNNACAGGTGAFIDQMAALLQTDPSGLDELAKSHTRIYPIASRCGVFAKSDVQPLLNEGARREDVAASIFQSIVNQTIAGLACGRKIRGKVAFLGGPLTYLSQLRARFAETLELAEEDILFPERSQYFVAIGSALSAGDDAVLPLAEWRERIAAVDFTSERSEGGDLPRLFESAGDLEEFRARHGKAAAKRGELSSYRGRCYLGIDAGSTTTKLVLTGEQDEILHTYYGSNQGNPLKSVSDALKDIYRLLPEGCSIAGAYATGYGEGLIKAALRTDGGEVETVAHYKAAAKFMPEVDFILDIGGQDMKCIKIRGGVIDSLMLNEACSAGCGSFLESFASALGLGVAEFAQAALQAEKPVNLGSRCTVFMNSKVKQAQKEGASLAELSAGLAYSVIKNALQKVIKIRRFDELGKHIIVQGGTFYNEAVLRAFEQLTGRTVIRPDIAGVMGAYGCALLAREHAPESGASRLLGPDELESFTFEVTQGRCGRCGNNCPLTISRFPDRSFHVTGNRCERGAGGKREKNTLPNLMEYKYNRFFDYQPLEEAEAVRGSVGIPRAMNLFENYPFWHAFFTALRYKVVLSPKSDKKLFESGMDTIPSEAVCYPAKMVHGHVQSLLGMGVDFIFYPAVVYEKKEDETADNHFNCPVVASYPEVIRNNMDGLKEKDIPLVSPFLNFDDVSALTKGLARAFPEIPREEIASAVKAGLAEAEAAKNDLRRKGEEALSLLRETGGKGILLCGHPYHADPEINHGIAELITGMGLAVLTEDSVCHLAKGESDINIVNQWTYHARIYRAARLATERPDLELVQLTSFGCGIDAITGDAVQDILERSGKVYTMIKIDEISNLGAARIRLRSLLAAMRERDKREMTPPPPARAEEKRTTFTKDMKSAYTILAPQMSPIHFELLERVFQDFGYRFKVLEKSGPETTEEGLKYVNNDACYPAIVTIGQVLSALQSGDYDPDRTAVVMSQTGGGCRATNYISLLRKALKDAGLGQIPVLSLNASGLESQPGFKLGFKMINRMFAAACYGDLLMRLVNHYRPYESVPGSAEALFRWGMERCKDSLSSFSVREYKRLCREIAAEFGQLPVTGAVKPRVGIVGEILIKFHPDANNRIIELIESEGGEAVMPDFMDFIFYCIYNPIYRAEQFGKSRKLGVINPMLISYLELYRKPVTAALETLGLAHRDKNIYRLAEKAERLVSVGNQMGEGWFLTAEMMDLLDHGTPNIVCIQPFACLPNHITGRGTIKGLKELYPAANIAAIDYDAGVSVVNQTNRIKLMMSIARDLGAVQEHQPPSSGPQGGRGAGESGGLTGKKESAVDTAKPAVSAFRMN; translated from the coding sequence ATGGTGCTTAGCATCGGACTGGACGTTGGATCCACCACGGCGAAACTGGTTGTGATGGAAGGGTCAAAGATCGTCCACGAACATTATGTAAGACATTACAGTGATATTAAAAATGCAGTCCTGTCTCTGCTGGGGCAGGTCATAGGCTTGTTCCCCGGAGAGAGGGCTGCGCTTTCGGTAAGCGGATCATCAGGACTGTCCCTGTCGAGGCTGGCGGATGTTCCCTTTGTTCAAGAGGTTGTCGCCTGCACGAAGGCGATCGGCGAGCTGCTGCCCTCCTGCGATACGGCGATTGAGCTCGGAGGAGAGGACGCCAAGATCATTTATTTGACCGGCGGCGTGGAGCAGCGGATGAACAACGCCTGCGCGGGAGGGACGGGTGCGTTCATCGACCAGATGGCGGCGCTGCTTCAGACCGATCCTTCCGGTCTTGACGAGCTGGCGAAGTCTCACACGCGGATCTATCCGATCGCTTCCCGCTGCGGGGTATTCGCCAAGAGCGACGTTCAGCCGCTGCTGAACGAAGGGGCCCGCCGCGAGGACGTAGCGGCCTCGATCTTCCAGAGCATCGTGAACCAGACGATTGCGGGACTGGCCTGCGGCCGCAAAATTCGCGGCAAGGTTGCTTTTCTCGGCGGCCCGCTGACCTACCTCTCCCAGCTTCGCGCGAGATTCGCGGAAACGCTGGAGCTGGCCGAAGAGGATATTCTGTTCCCGGAACGGTCGCAGTATTTTGTCGCGATCGGCTCTGCGCTGTCTGCCGGAGACGATGCCGTTTTGCCGCTGGCAGAATGGCGGGAGCGGATTGCGGCCGTTGACTTCACGTCGGAACGCTCGGAAGGCGGCGATCTGCCTCGTCTGTTCGAGAGCGCGGGAGATCTTGAAGAGTTTCGGGCACGGCATGGGAAGGCCGCTGCCAAGCGCGGAGAATTGTCCTCCTACCGGGGCCGCTGCTATCTCGGCATCGACGCCGGGTCAACGACGACCAAGCTGGTGCTGACCGGAGAGCAGGATGAAATTCTGCATACCTACTACGGAAGCAATCAGGGAAATCCGCTGAAATCGGTAAGCGATGCGCTTAAGGACATTTACCGGCTGCTGCCGGAGGGCTGCAGCATTGCCGGCGCTTACGCGACCGGATACGGCGAGGGGCTGATCAAGGCGGCGCTTCGAACCGACGGCGGCGAGGTGGAGACGGTCGCCCATTACAAGGCGGCCGCCAAATTCATGCCCGAGGTCGATTTCATCCTGGATATCGGCGGGCAGGATATGAAATGCATCAAAATTCGCGGAGGCGTCATCGACAGCCTCATGCTGAATGAAGCCTGCTCGGCGGGCTGCGGCTCGTTCCTGGAGAGCTTCGCCTCGGCGCTCGGCCTTGGTGTAGCCGAGTTCGCGCAGGCGGCGCTGCAGGCGGAGAAGCCCGTGAACCTGGGTTCCCGCTGCACCGTCTTCATGAATTCCAAGGTCAAGCAGGCGCAGAAGGAAGGCGCCTCCCTGGCCGAACTGTCGGCGGGACTCGCCTATTCCGTTATCAAGAACGCCCTTCAGAAGGTTATCAAAATCCGCAGATTCGATGAGCTGGGCAAGCATATCATCGTTCAGGGCGGCACCTTCTATAACGAAGCTGTGCTCCGCGCCTTTGAGCAGCTCACGGGCAGAACCGTCATCCGTCCGGACATCGCCGGCGTTATGGGAGCGTACGGCTGCGCCCTGTTGGCCCGCGAGCATGCTCCTGAGAGCGGAGCAAGCCGCTTGCTCGGCCCAGATGAACTGGAGAGCTTCACCTTCGAGGTGACGCAGGGCCGGTGCGGCCGATGCGGGAATAACTGCCCGCTGACGATCAGCCGCTTCCCTGACCGCAGCTTCCATGTGACCGGCAACCGCTGCGAGCGCGGCGCCGGAGGCAAGCGGGAGAAGAACACGCTGCCAAACCTCATGGAATACAAATACAACCGGTTCTTTGACTACCAGCCTCTGGAGGAAGCCGAGGCTGTGCGCGGCTCCGTCGGCATTCCGCGGGCGATGAACCTGTTCGAGAATTATCCGTTCTGGCATGCGTTCTTTACGGCGCTTCGCTACAAGGTTGTGCTGTCGCCGAAGTCCGACAAGAAGCTGTTCGAGAGCGGAATGGACACGATTCCGTCCGAAGCGGTCTGCTATCCGGCCAAAATGGTGCACGGGCATGTTCAAAGCCTTCTGGGAATGGGCGTGGATTTCATTTTCTATCCCGCCGTCGTCTATGAGAAGAAGGAGGATGAGACGGCGGACAATCATTTCAATTGTCCGGTCGTCGCTTCGTATCCGGAGGTCATCCGCAACAATATGGACGGTCTGAAGGAGAAGGACATTCCGCTGGTCAGCCCGTTCCTGAACTTTGACGACGTGTCGGCGCTGACCAAAGGGCTGGCCCGGGCATTTCCGGAAATTCCAAGGGAGGAAATTGCCTCCGCCGTGAAAGCCGGGCTTGCGGAAGCCGAGGCGGCCAAGAACGACCTGCGGCGCAAGGGAGAGGAGGCGCTCTCGCTGCTCAGAGAGACCGGCGGGAAGGGCATCCTGCTGTGCGGTCACCCGTATCATGCCGATCCCGAGATCAATCACGGCATCGCCGAGCTGATCACCGGCATGGGGCTTGCCGTATTGACCGAGGATTCGGTCTGCCACCTGGCCAAGGGCGAGAGTGATATTAATATCGTCAACCAGTGGACCTACCATGCCCGCATTTACCGGGCGGCACGGCTCGCTACGGAGCGGCCTGATCTGGAGCTGGTTCAGCTCACCTCCTTCGGCTGCGGTATCGATGCCATTACCGGCGACGCGGTTCAGGACATCCTGGAGCGGTCGGGCAAAGTCTATACCATGATCAAGATTGACGAAATCAGCAATCTGGGAGCGGCCCGAATCCGCCTCCGGTCACTGCTCGCGGCTATGCGGGAGCGGGATAAACGGGAAATGACGCCACCACCTCCGGCGAGAGCGGAGGAGAAGCGGACGACGTTCACGAAGGACATGAAATCGGCCTACACGATTCTGGCTCCGCAGATGTCCCCCATCCACTTCGAGCTGCTGGAACGGGTGTTCCAGGATTTCGGTTACCGGTTCAAGGTGCTGGAGAAATCCGGTCCCGAGACGACGGAGGAAGGGCTGAAATATGTCAACAACGACGCCTGCTATCCGGCGATCGTAACGATCGGCCAGGTTCTGTCGGCGCTGCAGAGCGGCGACTACGATCCGGACCGGACGGCTGTCGTCATGTCGCAGACCGGTGGAGGATGCCGGGCGACCAATTATATTTCCCTGCTCCGCAAGGCGCTGAAGGATGCGGGTCTCGGCCAGATTCCCGTGCTGTCGCTGAACGCCTCCGGGCTGGAGAGCCAGCCGGGCTTCAAACTCGGCTTCAAAATGATCAACCGGATGTTCGCCGCTGCCTGCTACGGCGATCTGTTAATGCGTCTTGTGAACCATTACCGGCCTTACGAGAGCGTTCCGGGAAGCGCCGAGGCGCTGTTCCGGTGGGGGATGGAGCGGTGCAAGGACAGTCTGTCGTCCTTCTCCGTCCGCGAATACAAGCGGCTCTGCCGCGAGATCGCCGCAGAGTTCGGGCAGCTTCCCGTCACGGGAGCGGTGAAACCGCGTGTAGGAATTGTCGGTGAAATTCTGATCAAATTCCACCCGGATGCCAACAACAGGATTATCGAGCTGATCGAGTCTGAGGGCGGAGAAGCGGTAATGCCCGATTTTATGGATTTTATCTTCTACTGCATCTACAATCCGATCTACCGGGCCGAGCAGTTCGGCAAGAGCCGCAAGCTCGGCGTCATCAATCCGATGCTCATCTCCTATCTGGAGTTGTACCGCAAGCCGGTGACGGCTGCGCTGGAGACATTGGGCCTCGCCCACAGGGACAAGAACATCTACCGCCTGGCCGAGAAGGCCGAGCGGCTTGTGTCGGTAGGCAATCAGATGGGCGAAGGCTGGTTCCTGACCGCCGAAATGATGGATCTGCTAGATCATGGAACGCCAAATATCGTGTGCATCCAGCCCTTCGCCTGTCTGCCGAACCATATCACCGGGCGCGGGACGATCAAGGGGCTCAAGGAGCTGTACCCGGCAGCCAACATTGCGGCCATCGACTACGACGCGGGGGTCAGCGTGGTGAACCAGACGAACCGGATCAAGCTCATGATGTCGATTGCCAGAGATCTGGGCGCCGTTCAGGAACACCAGCCGCCTTCCTCCGGTCCTCAAGGGGGACGCGGAGCGGGCGAGTCTGGCGGGCTGACCGGCAAGAAAGAGAGCGCGGTTGATACGGCCAAACCTGCGGTATCGGCCTTCAGGATGAATTAA
- the bcp gene encoding thioredoxin-dependent thiol peroxidase, whose protein sequence is MEELSIGQEAPDFTLPASDGSTVSLSQYRGRKVVLYFYPKNMTPGCTQEACEFRDASDRISSAGAVVLGVSPDSLASHAKFIAKNGLPFLLLSDEDHSVSGLYGVWQLKKLYGKEFMGVVRSTFLIDEQGKIQDMWTKVRVKGHAEAVTESLSRE, encoded by the coding sequence ATGGAAGAGTTGTCGATCGGCCAGGAGGCGCCGGATTTTACGCTGCCCGCTTCGGACGGAAGCACGGTTTCCTTAAGCCAGTACAGAGGACGCAAGGTCGTTCTTTATTTTTATCCGAAAAATATGACCCCGGGCTGCACACAGGAAGCCTGTGAGTTCCGCGACGCAAGCGACCGGATTTCGTCGGCCGGAGCTGTCGTTCTCGGGGTAAGCCCGGACAGCCTGGCCTCGCATGCGAAGTTCATCGCCAAGAATGGCCTGCCCTTTCTGCTGCTGTCCGACGAGGACCACAGCGTAAGCGGACTTTACGGCGTCTGGCAGCTGAAGAAGCTGTACGGCAAGGAGTTCATGGGGGTTGTCCGCTCAACCTTTTTGATTGATGAACAGGGGAAGATTCAGGATATGTGGACAAAGGTCCGGGTGAAGGGTCATGCCGAGGCTGTAACGGAAAGTCTCAGCCGGGAGTAG
- a CDS encoding LCP family protein, with translation MPPRSKRHAKKKKSGKRPLLWSLFIVLLLLAGGAAYYFSSIYNSLDSLHKTGSASPFQNIETVDVNTPDPPKWEGTEPVNILLMGVDARGVKKGEIPRSDTMMVASLDPVSKKAHVFSILRDTYVSIPDHGRDRINTAIIYGPNTAMKTVSDLLGIPIQYYVYTDFQGFIKLIDAVGGIDYKVEKDMVYKTKADGPEYDIDLKAGYQHLDGNKALQYVRFRHDATSDYTRTQRQRAFMSAVADKLKSTTSLVKLPTILNEVTPYIDTNLSVTDMWKLASVGYDSSVAGSEQIPPMKLLKEETVKGSSVLGVSDLDALKQFVQETMANTVPLASPPVSGSPLPSASASK, from the coding sequence ATGCCGCCACGCTCGAAACGACATGCGAAGAAGAAAAAGTCCGGGAAGAGACCCCTGCTCTGGAGCCTGTTCATCGTGCTGCTGCTCCTGGCCGGAGGCGCGGCTTACTATTTCAGCTCGATCTATAACAGTCTGGACAGCCTGCACAAGACAGGATCGGCTTCCCCCTTCCAAAATATTGAAACCGTGGATGTCAATACACCCGATCCCCCGAAATGGGAAGGAACGGAGCCCGTTAACATTCTCCTGATGGGTGTGGACGCGCGCGGCGTGAAGAAAGGGGAAATCCCTCGGTCCGACACGATGATGGTCGCCTCGCTCGACCCGGTATCGAAGAAGGCCCATGTCTTCTCTATTCTTCGGGATACATACGTCTCGATCCCCGATCACGGGCGGGACCGTATCAACACCGCTATCATATACGGCCCGAACACGGCAATGAAGACCGTAAGCGATCTTCTTGGCATCCCGATTCAATATTATGTGTATACCGACTTCCAGGGATTTATCAAGCTGATCGACGCGGTCGGCGGCATCGACTATAAGGTCGAGAAGGACATGGTGTACAAGACCAAGGCCGACGGTCCGGAATACGATATCGACCTCAAGGCCGGATATCAGCATCTGGACGGCAACAAGGCCCTGCAGTATGTCCGCTTCCGGCATGACGCCACCTCGGACTATACGCGCACACAGCGCCAGCGCGCATTCATGAGCGCCGTGGCCGACAAGCTCAAGAGCACCACATCGCTCGTCAAGCTTCCGACGATCCTGAATGAGGTCACCCCGTACATCGACACCAACCTTTCGGTGACCGATATGTGGAAGCTGGCAAGCGTCGGCTATGACAGCAGCGTGGCGGGCAGCGAGCAGATCCCGCCGATGAAGCTGTTGAAGGAAGAGACGGTCAAAGGCTCTTCCGTGCTCGGTGTCAGCGATCTTGATGCACTGAAGCAGTTCGTTCAGGAGACGATGGCCAATACGGTACCGCTGGCTTCTCCGCCCGTCTCCGGTTCTCCACTGCCCTCCGCTTCCGCCTCGAAGTAG
- a CDS encoding MraY family glycosyltransferase: MLYVLSFILSYAIVYLLIPPLGRLAFRLDFVDKPRRDVERKIHREPIPLTASYAIFAGFFIAYLVFTRDFSWKTGALFGGGILLLTIGTIDDWYKTKGRDFPALPKMIIQMSAAVLVYASGIAFTGFYNPFSGVYMVLPEFLQFILTILWIFGVTTVINFSDGLDGLAGGLTAISAVTLFIVALAMGQSASALMAIILIGVTLAYLHYNKPPAKVFMGDAGATFLGFILAVIALDGAFKQATVLSLFIPILALGVPIFDNIFVVVKRFVQGKAIYQADASQAHYRLLKAGLSHKQALLVLCLVSVCLSLSSIILLLIQS, translated from the coding sequence ATTTTATATGTATTGTCATTTATCCTGTCCTATGCCATTGTCTATCTGCTGATCCCTCCTCTCGGCAGGCTCGCGTTCCGGCTTGATTTCGTGGACAAGCCGCGCCGAGACGTCGAGCGCAAAATACATAGAGAACCCATTCCGCTGACTGCAAGCTATGCGATATTCGCCGGCTTCTTCATCGCCTACCTGGTGTTCACCCGTGATTTCTCCTGGAAGACGGGCGCGCTGTTCGGCGGCGGTATTCTGCTGCTTACAATCGGCACGATCGATGATTGGTACAAAACAAAGGGCCGGGATTTCCCCGCGCTTCCCAAGATGATCATCCAGATGTCCGCCGCTGTTCTGGTCTATGCTTCCGGCATCGCCTTTACAGGCTTCTACAATCCGTTCTCGGGCGTGTATATGGTGCTTCCGGAGTTCCTGCAATTCATCCTGACGATTCTGTGGATCTTCGGCGTTACAACGGTTATTAATTTCTCGGACGGACTGGACGGCCTCGCGGGAGGTCTGACCGCCATTTCGGCTGTAACGCTGTTCATCGTCGCTCTGGCGATGGGCCAGTCGGCCTCCGCCCTCATGGCGATCATCCTGATCGGCGTAACGCTGGCTTATCTGCATTACAACAAGCCACCGGCCAAAGTCTTTATGGGAGATGCCGGCGCCACCTTCCTCGGCTTTATTCTGGCGGTCATCGCCCTGGACGGCGCCTTCAAGCAGGCAACGGTACTGTCGCTGTTCATTCCGATTCTGGCGCTGGGCGTTCCTATTTTTGACAACATATTTGTGGTCGTCAAACGTTTTGTGCAGGGTAAGGCCATCTACCAGGCCGATGCCAGCCAGGCACACTACCGGCTGCTCAAAGCCGGGCTAAGCCATAAGCAAGCTCTGCTCGTGCTGTGTCTCGTCAGCGTCTGCCTCAGTCTGTCCTCCATCATTTTGCTGCTAATCCAGAGCTGA